The Paramisgurnus dabryanus chromosome 1, PD_genome_1.1, whole genome shotgun sequence genome includes a window with the following:
- the bltp3b gene encoding bridge-like lipid transfer protein family member 3B isoform X1 encodes MAGLIKKQILKHLSRFAKNLSPDKINLSTLKGEGQLTNLELDEEVLQNMLDLPTWLAINKVFCNKATIRIPWTKLKAHPITLSLDKVIMEMSTCDEPRPPNGPSPIATASGQSEYGFAEKVVEGISLSINSIVIRISAKAFNASFELSQLQVYSVNTSWSTADLRYTRILDPTRGEILTFKEVSWQMIRIEADAIQSAEHEVVSAPIRLITNQSKIRVTLKRRMKDCNVVASKLILILDDLLWVLTDSQLKAMVQYAKSLSEVMEKSAAQRKSMAPDTTQVTPAPPSAQQVRTQQTSATADQSASMARLFSDYDVRETSHHLQITHLDLHICDDTNAKDRGINKRFDGGAMQLSFSSITLDYYPFHKAGESCLHWMHYGEATKARETWARSLLDEFKTNVDMLKNAVSGQSQSSPQHGKISTSSSSTFTPPPAPKTQLMSSSIVLRMADFSIYQVSTADQSRSSPQSMISCNKKSLYLPQEMPAIHAEFTEYYFPDGKDYPIPCPNLYVQLNALQLVLDSRSLIWLNLFALDLRQNLDQFMELYKLNDSQKPEEHVDIRVDGLMLKLVIPADQKTQPDQPRSLSVQTSEMVATNTRHSSGCTRSSLESLLQAFKEQPFFNSSSPSFPRAGNSFPVLHSVFQRHAHEQDTRVHDVYRGLASPSLSTKALKTPAATDLWAINFSQFWVDYELSRSGRGRPTPCVDSFPLTLWVCKPARCAQYYEKLKAGVGSGKLTRSESAEIATRLQRKKLLKDYYSTDASPSNTPSNGLHKPHSLDGLCSHSSSVSLASSSSPASEVDLQVLVYLQKHLSAQVSHGQYVFLLRLQNAVKSLQRTLQQDLEQYGSNIQGPGQPLSACVGVLMKSAEVALLLKPIPEPDSSVSPLNSDISPSESRATLEAGSEGGEGADRLSAQGSVDHLLCTGTESGTHALNTSPLLASSSASTALRKGSLDERSSIASGGRVGAEEKKDSREGTLNGDGGRIEAKGQHYEPLQSSQGGSAVVDPLSDTSSREWNDRSQGSKLPQSISRKGSLSVVTDLLTSTHSRSTSLYSMSNIGRLMQGKSQSSFSVTYKNMKKSPSLQSLDDVSIDSYLMEDCDTYSLLERDDVSISGFKEALSEQNSEGASVILADEAQSPDAISAASQSIDEPTKDLVSVLVLKVHSVCCSLDLKGDDTAVALEVGRIRPNQLGNVSLRQYLSNRSLGLVPSTTANQSSEGSGSRSDPNTVLLVPEVQVRLESGPGAAVHSPLAEQNGFLQCRVQALSADFLMTSLRNLAFFLEDDSASQVLPMEITIKDTHINLKDDGPRDNASEQEATPIALHINDLLIHRQDDGSFSIGEAERAPDSKLQKAGPVNDSRLSSVPELPICVASEPKATQTAPLSPTIPTPSNREQLLIEENECLKLELSKAKMALAEAQMEQDSLQHRLKSLKLTSGGSNS; translated from the exons GTTTGCTAAGAACCTCTCCCCCGATAAGATTAATCTGAGTACTCTTAAAGGGGAGGGCCAACTCACCAACCTGGAGCTGGATGAAGAGGTTCTGCAAAACATGTTGGATCTGCCCACCTGGCTCGCCATTAATAAAGTCTTCTGTAATAAGGCCACCATCCGG atcccatggaccaaactgaaggcacatCCAATCACTCTG TCTTTGGACAAAGTTATCATGGAGATGAGCACCTGTGATGAGCCCCGCCCTCCCAATGGTCCGTCACCCATAGCAACAGCCTCGGGTCAAAG tgAATATGGTTTTGCAGAGAAAGTAGTGGAGGGCATCTCTCTTTCAATAAACTCCATAGTGATTCGGATCAGCGCCAAAGCCTTCAACGCCTCCTTTGAGCTTTCGCAGCTCCAGGTCTACAGCGTCAACACCAGCTGGTCCACCGCTGACCTACGATACACGCGGATCCTTGACCCCACTCGTGGAGAA ATCCTGACATTTAAGGAAGTCAGCTGGCAGATGATCAGAATCGAAGCGGACGCAATCCAGAGTGCAGAACATGAGGTCGTCAGCGCCCCTATACGCCTCATCACCAACCAATCAAAGATCAGAGTCACTTTAAAGAGAAGG ATGAAAGATTGTAATGTTGTGGCCTCCAAGCTGATTCTGATCCTGGATGACCTGCTGTGGGTTCTGACTGACTCTCAGCTCAAGGCCATGGTGCAGTATGCCAAGTCCCTCAGCGAAGTCATGGAGAAATCGGCTGCACAGAGGAAAAGCATGGCCCCTGACACCACacag GTAACACCAGCACCCCCTTCAGCCCAGCAGGTGCGCACACAGCAGACTTCAGCCACAGCAGATCAAAGCGCCTCCATGGCGCGGCTGTTCAGTGACTATGACGTTCGGGAGACATCTCACCACCTTCAGATCACGCACCTTGACCTGCACATCTGCGACGACACCAATGCCAAGGACAGAG gaattaataaaagattTGATGGCGGGGCCATGCAGTTGTCCTTCAGTTCCATAACACTAGACTACTACCCCTTCCACAAAGCTG GTGAGAGCTGTCTGCATTGGATGCATTACGGGGAAGCCACAAAGGCCCGTGAGACCTGGGCTCGCTCTCTCCTGGATGAGTTTAAGACAAACGTGGACATGCTTAAAAACGCTGTCAGCGGCCAATCCCAGAGCTCCCCTCAGCATG GTAAGATCTCCACCAGCTCTAGCAGTACCTTCACGCCCCCACCTGCACCCAAAACGCAACTCATGTCAAGTTCGATCGTGCTGCGGATGGCAGATTTCAGCATCTATCAG GTATCTACGGCAGACCAGTCACGCTCCAGTCCTCAAAGCATGATTTCCTGCAATAAGAAATCTCTCTACCTCCCTCAAGAGATGCCCGCCATCCACGCCGAGTTCACAGAGTACTACTTTCCAGATGGCAAAGACTATCCCA TTCCTTGTCCCAATCTGTACGTGCAATTGAACGCTCTGCAACTGGTTCTTGACTCTCGCAGTCTCATTTGGCTCAATCTGTTTGCGTTGGACCTTCGGCAGAATCTGGATCAGTTCATGGAACTGTACAAACTCAACGACTCTCAGAAGCCAGAAGAGCATGTGGACATCAGAGTGGATGGACTCATGCTGAAG CTGGTGATCCCTGCAGATCAAAAGACTCAACCCGACCAGCCTCGCTCCTTGTCTGTGCAAACCTCAGAGATGGTAGCCACAAACACTCGACATTCCTCCGGCTGCACTCGGTCTAGTCTGGAATCCCTTTTGCAGGCGTTCAAAGAGCAACCCTTCTTTAACTCTTCATCTCCTTCTTTTCCTCGTGCCGGAAACTCATTCCCCGTGTTGCACTCTGTCTTCCAGCGTCACGCACATGAGCAGGACACACGCGTTCATGACGTGTATCGCGGTCTCGCCTCGCCCTCTCTCTCTACCAAAGCCCTCAAAACACCAGCGGCCACTGACTTGTGGGCCATAAACTTTTCTCAGTTCTGGGTGGACTATGAACTCTCCCGTAGTGGGAGAGGTCGCCCGACACCTTGTGTGGACTCCTTCCCTCTCACTCTTTGGGTGTGCAAGCCTGCCCGTTGTGCCCAATACTACGAGAAGCTCAAAGCCGGTGTCGGGTCAGGGAAGTTGACCCGAAGTGAGTCAGCTGAGATAGCCACTCGGTTACAGAGGAAGAAGCTTCTGAAGGACTACTACAGCACTGATGCATCCCCTAGCAACACACCGAGCAATGGCCTCCACAAACCCCACTCTCTTGACGGCCTATGCAGCCACTCTTCATCTGTCTCCCTTGCATCTTCCTCATCCCCGGCAAGTGAAGTAGACTTGCAGGTGCTGGTGTACCTTCAGAAGCACCTAAGTGCTCAGGTGAGCCACGGGCAGTATGTGTTCCTGCTCAGACTGCAGAATGCTGTGAAATCACTACAGCGCACTTTACAACAAGATCTGGAGCAGTACGGCTCCAATATTCAGGGCCCAGGCCAACCCCTTAGTGCCTGTGTAGGAGTGCTCATGAAAAGTGCAGAAGTCGCTCTTCTCCTTAAGCCCATTCCTGAACCGGACTCAAGCGTAAGTCCCTTGAATTCTGATATTTCCCCATCAGAGAGCAGAGCCACTCTTGAGGCAGGAAGTGAAGGGGGAGAGGGGGCTGACAGACTCTCAGCTCAAGGATCTGTGGATCATTTACTGTGTACAGGTACAGAATCAGGTACACACGCCCTTAATACATCTCCTCTCCTTGCGTCCTCATCTGCCTCGACTGCTCTGAGAAAGGGGTCTTTGGATGAGAGGAGCAGCATAGCATCCGGAGGGAGGGTGGGCGCAGAGGAGAAAAAGGATTCGAGAGAAGGAACTCTTAATGGGGACGGGGGCAGAATTGAAGCCAAAGGGCAACACTATGAACCCTTACAATCTTCACAAGGTGGAAGTGCGGTAGTGGATCCTCTTTCCGACACTTCATCCAGAGAATGGAATGACAGGAGTCAGGGAAGCAAGCTTCCTCAGTCCATATCCAG GAAAGGCAGTTTATCTGTGGTCACTGACCTCTTAACCTCCACGCACAGCAGGTCTACCTCCTTATATTCCATGTCCAACAT TGGCCGTTTGATGCAGGGCAAATCTCAGTCGAGTTTCTCGGTCACCTATAAGAACATGAAGAAGAGTCCCTCACTACAGTCTCTGGATGATGTTTCCATAGACAGCTACTTGATGGAGGACTGTGACACCTACAGCCTACTCGAGAGAG ATGATGTATCAATTTCTGGATTTAAAGAGGCTCTAAGTGAACAAAATTCAGAAGGAGCCAGTGTGATACTGGCAGATGAAGCCCAGTCACCTGATGCCATCAGCGCTGCTTCCCAGAGCATCGATGAACCCACAAAAGACCTT GTTTCGGTTCTTGTTCTGAAGGTTCATTCGGTCTGTTGCTCTCTGGATCTGAAGGGTGATGACACAGCTGTAGCTCTCGAGGTGGGACGCATCAGACCCAATCAGCTCGGCAATGTCAGTTTGCGGCAGTATCTTAGCAACCGCAGCCTAG GTTTAGTTCCTTCaacaacagccaatcagagcagtgAAG GTTCCGGTTCACGGTCAGATCCCAACACGGTGCTGTTAGTTCCCGAGGTCCAGGTGAGGCTGGAGAGCGGTCCGGGAGCAGCAGTTCACTCTCCGCTCGCTGAACAGAATGGCTTCCTTCAGTGCCGAGTCCAGGCCTTGAGTGCTGACTTTCTCATGACATCACTACGAAACCTCGCCTTCTTCCTAGAAGATGACTCCGCCTCCCAGGTCCTGCCCATGGAGATCACTATCAAAGATACACACATAAACCTGAAG GATGATGGTCCACGAGACAACGCATCAGAGCAAGAGGCCACGCCCATTGCACTGCATATTAATGATCTCCTCATCCATCGTCAAGACGACGGTTCATTCAGCATTGGAGAAG CTGAGCGTGCCCCGGACTCAAAGCTTCAGAAGGCGGGGCCTGTGAATGACAGCAGGCTCAGTTCTGTCCCTGAACTTCCCATATGTGTGGCCAGTGAGCCGAAAGCCACGCAGACTGCACCTCTGTCACCCACAATCCCCACCCCCTCAAATAGAGAACAg CTGCTCATAGAGGAAAATGAATGCTTAAAACTAGAGCTCTCCAAAGCCAAGATGGCGCTAGCAGAGGCCCAGATGGAGCAAGACTCTCTCCAGCATCGATTGAAATCTCTCAAACTCACCAGCGGGGGCAGCAACAGCTAG